A single region of the Agromyces sp. Leaf222 genome encodes:
- a CDS encoding transglutaminase-like domain-containing protein — translation MSRAVGGGRRGGGGERGGAGRTGWSRAVSTALLVLLLAAAMIPWWPVYESTEFLIAAAVAVVAGMGVGLIGAWQRWPAWAVLSALVAAFLVLGVPAAVPSRAYAGVLPTQQGFVDLVAATALSWKQLVTIAVPVGSYQALLVPPFLLGLLASAAAATIAFRTRHPVAAILPPALLLTAGILLGVVHGGLALQAGLAFLVAVVAWLVHVAILDRQSLGGRAGVERALADARRVLGASAILAVALVGATAAVLITPVQARTVVRSEVQQPFEPRAHQSPLAAFRAAFDPLQADDVMLEVRGLPAGAGLAVATLDTYDGIVYSVGGADGTSLSGSFTRLPYRLDQSGVTGDPVEIAVTVEAYDDVWVPGVGQLERIDFGGLRAETLADGFVYNDTTGTGAVTTGLQHGDAYVAWSVAMLEPTELDTMQPGTSVIPAAPDLPAELSDLLDRWAPLSEAPGTRLAAIIDGFHENGYVSHGTAADAVPSRSGHALDRLAQLAADQPMVGDGEQYAVAAALMARKIGFPARVVVGYTASDVAAGETGGAVAVGGETMLRRSDLQAWIEVQGDDGAWIALDPNPEVREIPDRQPEQPEVVSRPESALPPPPERTQVDENDSPTDHSDERPQDDLGRWLGVLTTVATIAGLTVLVLALLASPFLAVIVAKIRRRRVRRRADSPVDRIEGGWREFADTAADYGYPIRPNSTRAEQAVTVGGLAPLVLASVVDRAVFAPGGPEAGDDERVWRSVDELQRRLAAPRTRRERWLAAISLTSLGGYAVSRRGGRR, via the coding sequence GTGAGCAGGGCGGTCGGCGGCGGCAGGAGGGGCGGCGGCGGAGAGCGCGGCGGAGCCGGTCGCACCGGATGGTCGCGCGCCGTGTCGACGGCGCTGCTCGTGCTGCTGCTCGCCGCGGCGATGATCCCGTGGTGGCCGGTGTACGAGAGCACGGAGTTCCTCATCGCGGCGGCCGTCGCCGTCGTCGCCGGCATGGGCGTCGGCCTGATCGGCGCATGGCAGCGGTGGCCCGCGTGGGCGGTGCTCTCCGCACTGGTGGCCGCCTTCCTCGTGCTCGGCGTGCCGGCCGCCGTTCCGTCGCGCGCCTACGCCGGGGTGCTGCCGACCCAGCAGGGGTTCGTCGACCTCGTCGCCGCGACGGCGCTGTCGTGGAAGCAGCTCGTCACGATCGCCGTGCCGGTCGGGTCGTACCAGGCGCTCCTGGTGCCGCCGTTCCTGCTCGGCCTGCTCGCCTCGGCGGCCGCCGCGACCATCGCGTTCCGCACGCGGCATCCGGTCGCCGCGATCCTGCCGCCCGCGCTGCTGCTGACCGCGGGCATCCTGCTCGGGGTCGTGCACGGCGGGCTCGCGCTGCAGGCCGGGCTCGCGTTCCTCGTCGCGGTGGTCGCCTGGCTCGTGCACGTCGCGATCCTCGATCGGCAGTCGCTCGGCGGGCGCGCGGGCGTCGAACGGGCGCTCGCCGATGCACGGCGCGTGCTCGGGGCATCCGCGATCCTGGCGGTCGCCCTCGTCGGCGCCACCGCGGCGGTGCTGATCACGCCCGTGCAGGCGCGCACGGTCGTGCGGTCCGAGGTGCAGCAGCCGTTCGAGCCGCGGGCCCATCAGAGCCCGCTCGCGGCGTTCCGCGCCGCGTTCGACCCGCTCCAAGCCGACGACGTGATGCTCGAGGTGCGCGGACTTCCGGCCGGCGCGGGACTCGCGGTGGCCACGCTCGACACCTACGACGGCATCGTCTACTCGGTGGGCGGGGCTGACGGCACCTCGCTCTCCGGGAGCTTCACGCGACTGCCGTACCGCCTCGACCAGAGCGGCGTCACCGGCGACCCGGTCGAGATCGCCGTCACCGTCGAAGCGTACGACGACGTGTGGGTGCCGGGGGTCGGCCAGCTGGAGCGCATCGACTTCGGCGGCCTGCGGGCCGAGACCCTCGCCGACGGATTCGTCTACAACGACACCACCGGCACGGGGGCGGTCACCACCGGGCTCCAGCACGGCGACGCCTACGTCGCATGGTCGGTCGCGATGCTCGAGCCGACGGAGCTCGACACCATGCAACCCGGCACGAGCGTGATCCCGGCCGCGCCCGACCTGCCGGCCGAGCTCTCCGACCTCCTCGACCGATGGGCTCCGCTGTCTGAGGCCCCTGGCACCCGGCTCGCGGCGATCATCGACGGGTTCCACGAGAACGGGTACGTGAGCCACGGCACGGCCGCGGACGCCGTGCCCAGCCGCTCCGGACACGCGCTCGACCGGCTCGCCCAGCTCGCGGCCGACCAGCCGATGGTCGGCGACGGCGAGCAGTACGCCGTCGCGGCCGCACTCATGGCGCGCAAGATCGGCTTCCCCGCGCGGGTCGTCGTGGGGTACACGGCATCGGATGTCGCGGCCGGCGAGACCGGGGGCGCCGTCGCGGTCGGCGGCGAGACGATGCTCCGGCGCAGCGACCTGCAGGCGTGGATCGAGGTGCAGGGCGACGACGGCGCCTGGATCGCGCTCGACCCCAATCCCGAGGTGCGCGAGATCCCCGATCGGCAGCCCGAGCAGCCCGAGGTGGTCTCGCGGCCGGAGTCGGCGCTGCCGCCGCCGCCCGAACGCACGCAGGTCGATGAGAACGACTCGCCGACCGACCATTCCGACGAGCGACCGCAGGACGACCTCGGCCGCTGGCTGGGCGTGCTCACGACGGTCGCGACGATCGCCGGGCTGACCGTGCTCGTGCTCGCCCTGCTCGCGAGCCCGTTCCTCGCGGTCATCGTGGCGAAGATCCGTCGTCGTCGCGTGCGTCGCAGGGCCGACTCCCCGGTCGATCGCATCGAGGGCGGCTGGCGGGAGTTCGCCGACACCGCGGCGGACTACGGCTATCCGATCAGGCCGAATTCGACGAGGGCGGAGCAGGCGGTCACGGTCGGGGGCCTCGCACCCCTCGTGCTCGCCTCCGTCGTCGATCGCGCCGTCTTCGCGCCCGGCGGCCCCGAGGCCGGCGACGACGAGCGCGTCTGGCGCTCGGTCGACGAGTTGCAGCGCCGGCTCGCGGCTCCGCGCACGCGACGCGAACGCTGGTTGGCGGCGATCTCGCTCACCTCGCTCGGCGGGTACGCTGTCAGCCGGAGAGGGGGTCGACGATGA